The Panicum hallii strain FIL2 chromosome 9, PHallii_v3.1, whole genome shotgun sequence genome has a window encoding:
- the LOC112877730 gene encoding auxin-responsive protein SAUR71-like has protein sequence MVWKRKSAGAGGSPGRGAGADEEEKVPRGHVPMVAGGGAEGDDCERVLVPVRLLSDPRVAELLDMAAQRYGYRQPGVLRVPCDAGRFRRVVDGAMQRCGIAPA, from the coding sequence ATGGTGTGGAAGAGGAagagcgccggcgccggcgggtcgcccgggcgcggggccggcgcggACGAGGAGGAGAAGGTGCCCAGGGGCCACGTCCccatggtcgccggcggcggcgccgagggaGACGACTGCGAGCGCGTGCTGGTGCCGGTGCGGCTGCTCAGCGACCCGCGCGTCGCGGAGCTGCTGGACATGGCGGCGCAGCGGTACGGGTACCGCCAGCCGGGCGTGCTGCGGGTGCCCTGCGACGCGGGGCGGTTCCGCCGGGTCGTCGACGGCGCCATGCAGAGGTGCGGGATCGCCCCGGCGTGA
- the LOC112872571 gene encoding auxin-responsive protein SAUR71-like, translating into MAWKRKSGGESPSRGADEEEKVPRGHVPMVAGGGGGEGEEGERVLVPVRLLVDPCVAELLDMAAQRYGYRQPGVLRVPCDVGHFRRVLNGAVQRCGTSSD; encoded by the coding sequence atgGCGTGGAAGAGGAAGAGCGGCGGCGAGTCGCCATCCCGGGGCGCCGACGAGGAGGAGAAGGTCCCGAGGGGGCACGTCCccatggtcgccggcggcggcggcggggagggagAAGAGGGCGAGCGCGTGCTGGTGCCGGTGAGGCTGCTCGTCGACCCGTGCGTCGCGGAGCTGCTGGACATGGCGGCGCAGCGGTACGGGTACCGCCAGCCGGGCGTGCTGCGGGTGCCCTGCGACGTGGGGCACTTCCGCCGCGTCCTCAACGGCGCCGTGCAGAGATGCGGGACCAGCTCTGACTGA